A genome region from candidate division KSB1 bacterium includes the following:
- a CDS encoding UvrD-helicase domain-containing protein, translating to MIKILINDCFKKYLLNQPSEYRKKVRQKFEYLEIGYWEGGLNVKKLKSLAGNKAVFEARLDRSNRILFTLGNDKENGASNLLVYVWGIVAHDAVSHKSTNILPANVPFLQFKPYQKESMDEILLEDLSDSYFTQESITQKISDDSASQRWHFLDEENWQRIQSYQQDELQLQLYLTPEQQEVLARPLPLLVSGTAGSGKTTLGIYYLLKLPLAKEKKLFITYNRYLRDTARTLYQGLLNASPLKNEYFSPDFFTFKEYCLEVAEKYHKNFPPEKEVHFERFNEIVLSNSQARRYDTPLIWEEIRSIIKGALPHININILKNAPERLKNKPVSPTFLSALQQQFLTFARLKSLEKVEKFVQKYLHADLKTFSRNLKYYIEEQGDRVLTVLDRTLNLLLKERELTQKKYLSFVDYEALGKKKAPNFPLDRQCLYRVFEWYQDKLDREGLWDELDLAREVTNLLSEHDSDAHRYDLVVCDEVQDLTDVQHELLFYIVRNPMNLLLSGDTKQIVNPSGFRWEELKRHFYERELKIPQLHFLNLNFRSSGSIVQLSNVLLDLKAGLLGSRAEELKEDWKYKGRPPVVVQNLSQQRMLENIRSTG from the coding sequence ATGATAAAGATTCTCATCAATGATTGCTTCAAAAAGTATTTGCTCAATCAACCATCCGAATACCGCAAAAAAGTGCGGCAGAAGTTTGAATATTTAGAAATCGGATACTGGGAAGGCGGCCTAAACGTCAAAAAGCTCAAGAGTCTGGCGGGGAACAAGGCCGTCTTCGAGGCCAGACTTGACCGGTCAAACCGGATTCTTTTCACTTTGGGCAACGATAAGGAAAATGGCGCTTCAAACCTGCTGGTCTATGTCTGGGGCATCGTTGCTCATGATGCGGTAAGTCATAAAAGCACAAACATCCTCCCTGCCAATGTTCCCTTTCTTCAATTTAAACCGTACCAGAAGGAATCCATGGACGAGATTCTTCTGGAAGATCTAAGTGATAGCTATTTCACTCAGGAAAGCATTACTCAGAAAATCTCCGATGATTCGGCCAGCCAGAGATGGCATTTCTTAGACGAAGAGAATTGGCAGCGTATTCAATCTTACCAGCAGGACGAATTGCAGTTGCAGCTTTACCTGACACCGGAGCAGCAGGAGGTTTTGGCCAGACCTTTGCCGCTCCTGGTCTCGGGCACGGCTGGCAGCGGCAAAACCACCCTCGGCATCTACTACCTGCTGAAATTACCGCTGGCGAAAGAGAAGAAACTGTTCATCACTTACAACCGCTACTTAAGAGATACTGCCCGGACACTGTACCAGGGTTTATTGAATGCCAGCCCGTTAAAAAACGAATACTTTTCCCCCGATTTTTTTACCTTCAAGGAGTATTGTCTGGAGGTCGCCGAGAAGTACCACAAAAATTTTCCGCCAGAAAAGGAAGTCCATTTCGAGAGGTTCAATGAAATAGTTTTGTCCAACAGCCAGGCGCGGCGGTACGACACCCCTTTAATCTGGGAAGAAATCCGTTCCATCATCAAGGGAGCGCTGCCGCACATCAATATCAACATTCTGAAAAATGCCCCGGAGCGCTTAAAAAATAAGCCGGTTTCACCCACCTTCTTGAGTGCGCTTCAACAACAATTCTTGACGTTCGCCCGGTTAAAATCCCTGGAAAAGGTGGAAAAATTTGTTCAAAAATATTTGCATGCCGATCTCAAAACTTTTTCCAGGAATCTCAAATACTACATTGAAGAACAAGGCGATCGAGTGTTAACTGTCCTCGATCGAACCTTGAATCTCTTGTTGAAAGAAAGAGAATTGACGCAGAAAAAATATCTCTCCTTTGTCGATTATGAAGCGCTGGGAAAGAAGAAGGCGCCCAATTTTCCTCTCGATCGTCAATGCCTCTACCGTGTATTCGAATGGTACCAGGACAAACTCGACCGCGAGGGCTTGTGGGATGAATTAGATCTGGCCAGAGAGGTGACGAATTTATTGAGCGAACATGATTCGGACGCGCACCGTTATGACCTGGTGGTCTGCGACGAGGTGCAAGATTTAACGGATGTGCAGCATGAACTGCTTTTTTATATTGTCCGCAATCCAATGAATCTTCTATTGAGCGGGGACACCAAACAAATTGTTAATCCCAGCGGATTTCGATGGGAAGAATTGAAACGACATTTTTATGAGCGAGAACTGAAAATCCCGCAGCTTCATTTCTTAAACTTGAATTTCAGAAGCTCCGGAAGCATTGTGCAATTGTCGA